From a single Kiritimatiellia bacterium genomic region:
- a CDS encoding Ppx/GppA family phosphatase, whose translation MSRAGTTSGSEHAASAARTVAVIDVGSSAIRMEIAEIAPDGAIRTLDALQQPVHLGRDTFTTGRIQSTTIEECVKILKGFRRVMEEYGVVEPANIRAVATSSVREAANRETFLDRVYMATQINVRAIDEAEETRLTYMAVQELLEQEPALKREDALVVEVGGGDTELLVIQGGFVSYSNTFRLGTLRLLETFGSQQTSPQRALAVMLKQIQLIVDQIRRSVPVERVPRLVALSGDARFAASCLVPDWTQLRYARLDPKTFAAFARKIATQSADDLVRSYRLNYAEAEVLGSALMSFAQLARAFNVDELIVPKTSLRHGLLKEIIGGGAWTKEFMEQVEHSAIALGTKYAFDERHARQVADLSVRLFRALQGEHMLPAKYELILRVAALLHEIGLFVNNRSHHKHSMYLIMNSDLFGLSHEDMLLIAMVARYHRRAAPQPYHEGYSSLSRDARLAVSKLAAILRVADALDRNHMQQVRDVRFTRENGQFIVWVRDVEDLSIERLALKEKGSLFEDIYGLSVAFRTEITAEGIAADV comes from the coding sequence ATGTCGAGGGCGGGAACAACTTCAGGGTCGGAACATGCGGCTTCCGCTGCGCGAACTGTCGCCGTAATCGATGTAGGGTCGTCGGCGATCCGGATGGAGATCGCAGAAATCGCGCCTGACGGCGCCATCCGCACCCTCGATGCCCTCCAACAGCCTGTTCATTTGGGCCGAGATACCTTCACGACGGGGCGCATCCAATCGACCACAATTGAGGAATGCGTGAAAATTCTGAAAGGCTTCCGGCGCGTGATGGAGGAGTATGGCGTGGTCGAACCCGCGAATATCCGCGCTGTGGCAACCAGCTCGGTCCGGGAAGCCGCGAATCGGGAAACCTTTCTCGATCGCGTGTACATGGCCACCCAGATCAATGTCCGCGCGATCGACGAGGCGGAAGAAACGCGGCTGACCTACATGGCGGTGCAGGAACTGCTCGAACAAGAGCCCGCACTGAAACGCGAAGACGCCCTCGTGGTGGAGGTGGGCGGAGGCGATACGGAATTGCTCGTCATTCAGGGCGGTTTCGTATCCTACTCCAACACATTCCGGCTCGGCACTCTTCGGCTCCTAGAGACCTTTGGTTCGCAGCAGACATCCCCCCAGCGCGCGCTCGCAGTGATGCTCAAACAAATTCAATTGATCGTAGACCAAATTCGGCGGAGCGTACCGGTGGAACGCGTTCCCCGGCTCGTGGCGCTGTCCGGTGACGCGCGCTTCGCCGCATCCTGCCTGGTGCCGGATTGGACGCAGCTCCGATATGCCCGGCTCGACCCCAAAACCTTTGCGGCCTTCGCGCGAAAAATCGCAACACAATCCGCCGACGACCTCGTTCGCTCCTACCGCCTCAATTATGCCGAGGCGGAGGTCCTGGGTTCCGCGCTGATGTCGTTTGCTCAGCTTGCACGCGCCTTCAACGTCGACGAACTGATCGTGCCCAAAACCAGCCTGCGCCACGGATTATTGAAGGAGATCATTGGAGGCGGCGCCTGGACGAAAGAATTCATGGAGCAGGTTGAACACTCGGCGATCGCGCTCGGAACCAAATATGCGTTCGATGAGCGCCATGCACGGCAGGTCGCGGACCTTTCCGTCAGGCTGTTCCGCGCGCTGCAGGGAGAGCACATGCTTCCGGCGAAGTATGAGCTGATTCTTCGGGTTGCGGCGCTGCTGCACGAAATCGGCCTCTTCGTCAACAATCGCAGCCACCACAAGCACTCGATGTATTTGATCATGAACAGCGATCTGTTCGGATTGTCGCATGAAGATATGCTACTGATCGCGATGGTCGCCAGATACCACCGCCGCGCTGCTCCTCAACCCTACCACGAGGGCTACTCTTCGCTGAGCCGGGACGCCCGGCTGGCCGTCAGCAAATTGGCGGCGATCTTGCGGGTGGCGGATGCGCTGGACCGGAACCATATGCAGCAGGTGCGAGACGTACGATTCACCCGAGAAAACGGGCAGTTCATCGTCTGGGTGCGCGACGTCGAGGATCTCTCGATCGAGCGGCTGGCGCTGAAGGAAAAAGGTTCGCTCTTTGAGGACATCTACGGTCTGTCCGTCGCTTTCCGCACGGAAATTACAGCCGAAGGAATCGCCGCCGATGTCTGA